The following are encoded together in the Jaculus jaculus isolate mJacJac1 chromosome 3, mJacJac1.mat.Y.cur, whole genome shotgun sequence genome:
- the LOC101598435 gene encoding olfactory receptor 51G2-like yields the protein MFSCNTSASGQSTFLLTGFPGLEGSQHWVSIPINLICVVSILGNGVILFLIRTDPALHEPMYIFLSMLAASDLGLCACTFPTMVWLFWLGTRELPFDLCAAQMFFIHAFTYVESGVLLAMAFDRFIAIRDPLHYATILPHSAVAKVGAAVLARALLLNLPAPILLRRLLFPRTSVLSHCYCLHCDLVGLACSDTHVNSLVGLASILLSLGLDSSLIMISYALILRTVMGIATPGERLKALNTCVSHLCIVLVFYLPKLGLSVLHRVEKRSYPALAVLMANLHFLVPPFMNPIVYCIRSKQIRRGLLKRFQQKRVDAS from the coding sequence ATGTTCTCCTGCAACACCAGCGCTTCTGGTCAATCGACTTTCCTTCTCACTGGCTTTCCAGGCCTGGAAGGCTCCCAGCACTGGGTCTCTATCCCCATCAACCTCATCTGCGTTGTGTCCATCCTGGGCAACggtgtcattctcttcctgatcCGCACCGATCCAGCCTTGCACGAACCCATGTACATCTTCCTGTCCATGCTAGCGGCCTCTGACCTGGGCCTCTGCGCCTgcaccttccccaccatggtgtgGCTCTTCTGGCTGGGTACCCGGGAGTTGCCCTTCGACCTCTGTGCCGCGCAGATGTTTTTCATCCACGCCTTCACCTACGTGGAATCGGGGGTGCTGCTGGCCATGGCCTTCGATCGCTTTATTGCTATCCGGGATCCCCTGCACTACGCCACGATCCTTCCCCATTCGGCAGTGGCCAAAGTGGGCGCTGCGGTTCTGGCCCGGGCTCTCCTCCTCAACCTCCCCGCACCCATCCTCCTGCGGCGCCTGCTCTTTCCGCGCACCAGCGTGCTTTCCCACTGTTACTGCCTCCACTGTGACCTCGTGGGGCTGGCCTGCTCCGACACCCACGTCAACAGCTTGGTGGGTCTcgcctccatccttctctccttgGGCCTCGACTCCTCCCTCATCATGATCTCGTACGCCCTGATCCTCCGGACTGTGATGGGCATTGCAACCCCCGGGGAACGGCTCAAAGCCCTCAACACCTGCGTCTCACACCTCTGCATCGTCCTCGTCTTTTATTTGCCCAAACTGGGGCTGTCCGTGCTGCACCGAGTGGAGAAGCGCAGCTACCCTGCGCTGGCAGTGCTCATGGCCAACTTGCACTTCTTGGTCCCGCCCTTCATGAACCCCATCGTGTACTGCATCAGGTCCAAGCAGATCCGACGCGGCCTCCTAAAGCGCTTCCAGCAGAAGAGAGTTGATGCGTCCTAG
- the LOC101598135 gene encoding olfactory receptor 52K1: MTAINVTSTHPVAFILVGIPGLEYLHIWISIPFCFAYTLALLGNSTLLFIIQADTALQEPMFLFLAMLATIDLLLSSTTLPKMLAIFWFREREINFYACLVQMFFLHSFSIMESAVLLAMAFDRYVAICKPLHYSTILTKPLVVKIGMAAATRAVTLMTPLPFLLRRFHYCRGLEIAHCYCEHMAVVRLACGDTRFNNIYGIAVAMFIVVLDLLFVILSYVFILRAVLQLASREARFKAFGTCVSHVGAILSTYTPVVISSVMHRVARRAAPHVHILLANFYLLFPPMINPIIYGVKTKQIRDHVLSVFRRKNA, encoded by the coding sequence ATGACAGCCATCAATGTCACCTCCACCCACCCAGTGGCCTTTATTTTGGTAGGAATTCCTGGTTTGGAGTACCTGCACATCTGGATCTCCATCCCTTTTTGCTTTGCCTACACTCTGGCTCTGTTGGGCAACAGTACCCTTCTCTTCATTATCCAGGCTGACACAGCCCTGCAGGAGCCCATGTTCCTCTTTCTAGCCATGCTAGCAACCATTGACCTGCTCCTTTCTTCTACAACACTGCCCAAAATGCTTGCTATTTTTtggttcagagaaagagagatcaacTTTTATGCCTGTCTCGTCCAGATGttcttcctccattccttctccATCATGGAGTCAGCAGTGCTGCTGGCCATGGCCTTTgaccgctatgtggccatctgcaaACCACTGCACTACTCCACAATCCTGACCAAGCCCCTTGTCGTCAAGATTGGCATGGCTGCAGCGACCCGGGCAGTGACACTCATGACTCCACTGCCCTTTCTGCTCAGACGCTTCCACTACTGCCGAGGCCTGGAGATTGCCCACTGCTACTGTGAACACATGGCTGTGGTTAGGCTGGCGTGTGGGGACACTCGTTTCAACAACATCTATGGCATCGCGGTGGCCATGTTCATTGTGGTGTTGGACCTGCTCTTTGTGATCCTGTCTTATGTCTTCATCCTTCGTGCAGTTCTCCAGCTCGCCTCTCGGGAGGCCCGCTTCAAGGCCTTTGGGACATGTGTGTCTCACGTAGGTGCCATTCTGTCCACCTACACACCTGTGGTCATCTCCTCAGTCATGCACCGGGTAGCTCGCCGGGCTGCCCCTCACGTCCACATACTCCTTGCCAATTTCTATCTTCTTTTCCCACCCATGATTAATCCCATCATCTATGGTGTCAAGACCAAGCAGATTCGTGATCATGTGCTCAGCGTATTCCGGAGAAAGAATGCGTAG
- the LOC101602359 gene encoding olfactory receptor 52K2, translating into MSASNFTSTHPVAFFLMGIPGLEHVHIWISIPFCSAYALALFGNCTLLFIIRVDTALQEPMFLFLAMLAAIDLVLSSSTLPKMLALFWFRDREINFYACLVQMFFLHSFSIMESAVLLAMAFDRYVAICKPLHYATILTKPLVVKIGMAAATRAVTLMTPLPFLLRRFHYCRGLEIAHCYCEHMAVVRLACGDTRFNNIYGIAVAMFIVVLDLLFVILSYVFILRAVLQLASREARFKAFGTCVSHVGAILAFYTPVVISSVMHRVARRAAPHVHILLANFYLLFPPMINPIIYGVKTRQIRERVLGLFLRKGTKGE; encoded by the coding sequence ATGTCAGCCAGTAATTTCACCTCAACCCACCCCGTGGCCTTCTTTCTGATGGGGATCCCAGGCCTGGAGCACGTGCACATCTGGATCTCCATCCCCTTCTGCTCAGCCTACGCACTGGCCCTCTTTGGCAACTGCACCCTCCTTTTTATCATTCGTGTTGACACAGCCCTGCAGGAGCCCATGTTCCTCTTTCTGGCCATGTTGGCGGCCATTGACTTAGTTCTCTCCTCTTCAACACTGCCCAAAATGCTTGCTCTCTTCTGGTTCAGGGACCGAGAGATCAACTTTTATGCCTGTCTCGTCCAGATGttcttcctccattccttctccATCATGGAGTCAGCAGTGCTGCTGGCCATGGCCTTTgaccgctatgtggccatctgcaaACCACTGCACTACGCCACAATCCTGACCAAGCCCCTTGTCGTCAAGATTGGCATGGCTGCCGCGACCCGGGCGGTGACACTCATGACTCCACTGCCCTTTCTGCTCAGACGCTTCCACTACTGCCGAGGCCTGGAGATTGCCCACTGCTACTGTGAACACATGGCTGTGGTTAGGCTGGCGTGTGGGGACACTCGTTTCAACAACATCTATGGCATCGCGGTGGCCATGTTCATCGTGGTGTTGGACCTGCTCTTTGTGATCCTGTCTTATGTCTTCATCCTCCGTGCAGTTCTCCAGCTCGCCTCTCGGGAGGCCCGCTTCAAGGCCTTTGGGACATGTGTGTCTCACGTAGGTGCCATCCTAGCCTTCTACACACCTGTGGTCATCTCCTCAGTTATGCATCGGGTAGCTCGCCGGGCTGCCCCTCACGTCCACATACTCCTTGCCAATTTCTATCTTCTTTTCCCACCCATGATTAATCCCATCATCTATGGTGTCAAGACCAGGCAGATTCGTGAGCGAGTCTTAGGGCTGTTCCTGAGAAAGGGTACAAAAGGAGAGTGA